From the genome of Candidatus Nealsonbacteria bacterium:
ATAGAAATTTTTGAGATAAATTTGAGAGGAGGAAAAGAAGTGGTTTTTCAACGGGTCAGCGGTCATACTTTCCAAACCGGAAACCTAAACCTAAGATTGATTAACGAACCAACAAAAACAAGAACTATTTATATTGAAAAACTCGGTCAAGTAGGTTTAAGCAATCCGCCAACTCCTTTTAATGGCCGAATGATTGATTCCAGACATGTTCATTTTCTTTATAACCGGACAATCAACCTTAATAATGAAATCCTTAGATTAACCCTTGACAATAATGTTGTTAAAAACATTATTATTGCTGAAAACATAAAAAATGGACAGATTTTTTGGCAGGGAGAAGTTGAGGTTAAAGGAGAAAAACAACGACTAAAAATTCATACCCATAAATTAAATGACCCCAACACTCTTTTTTCGATTCGTCGAGACAGAAGATTTAACAACAAATCCCTTAAAATTACCATTTCCGGC
Proteins encoded in this window:
- a CDS encoding prepilin-type N-terminal cleavage/methylation domain-containing protein codes for the protein MKFCFSNFRGLTLVELLIIIGILAVLISITIPTFYFFKRESELTNSAQKIITTLRIAQNKTLSSEGASQYGVYFNNLTFPHQYILFKGKNYINRQTAFDKIYNLPSSIEIFEINLRGGKEVVFQRVSGHTFQTGNLNLRLINEPTKTRTIYIEKLGQVGLSNPPTPFNGRMIDSRHVHFLYNRTINLNNEILRLTLDNNVVKNIIIAENIKNGQIFWQGEVEVKGEKQRLKIHTHKLNDPNTLFSIRRDRRFNNKSLKITISGDQTGYLIKYRADGLMTTKTSIFASEPEWQ